In Vicinamibacterales bacterium, a single window of DNA contains:
- a CDS encoding ATP-binding protein — translation MTRSPEAQPAATGRRRWRGSVRARLALAHGIALLVVVSIYGAASWLQLRDDLHEQIERERVAETAAGRSESLRLASSEEAARHELREFSTALLVSLPLAFGVAVAAGYWLARRALAPVAAMTARARQITADRLDDRLPIENPQDEFGQLALVFNDALARLQRSFETLRRFTADASHELRTPLTAIRSVGEVGLRERRGEAEYREMVGSILEEADRLTKLVDSLLTLSRADAGRVGLSTAPLDLAETAREAVDDLGVLAEEKRQTIELVSEGPVPVRADRTTIRQAVINLLDNAIKFSPDDSRIRVVVRQDASRAVLEVADDGPGIAAEHLPHLFERFYRVDGARSAAAGGAGLGLSIAQWSIEANGGQLEAESSLGHGSVFRIVLALDKSLPR, via the coding sequence ATGACACGGTCTCCCGAGGCTCAGCCGGCCGCCACTGGCCGTCGCCGCTGGCGGGGCAGCGTCCGCGCACGGCTCGCGCTCGCGCACGGCATCGCCCTGCTCGTCGTCGTCTCCATCTACGGCGCGGCCTCGTGGTTGCAGCTTCGCGACGATCTCCACGAGCAGATCGAACGCGAGCGCGTGGCCGAGACGGCGGCCGGCCGGTCGGAGAGCCTTCGGCTGGCGAGCAGCGAGGAGGCCGCCCGACACGAGTTGCGGGAGTTCAGCACCGCGCTGCTGGTCAGCCTGCCGCTCGCCTTCGGCGTGGCGGTGGCGGCCGGCTACTGGCTGGCCCGGCGCGCGCTGGCGCCGGTCGCCGCCATGACCGCCCGTGCACGGCAGATCACGGCCGACCGGCTGGACGACCGGCTTCCGATCGAGAACCCACAGGACGAGTTCGGCCAGCTTGCACTGGTCTTCAACGACGCGCTCGCGCGGTTGCAGCGATCCTTCGAGACACTGCGGCGCTTCACGGCCGACGCGTCGCACGAGCTGCGCACGCCGTTGACGGCCATCCGCAGCGTCGGAGAGGTCGGCCTCCGCGAACGCCGCGGCGAGGCCGAGTACCGCGAGATGGTGGGAAGCATCCTCGAGGAAGCCGACCGCCTCACGAAGCTCGTCGACAGTCTCCTCACGTTGTCGCGCGCCGATGCGGGCCGCGTGGGCCTCTCGACTGCGCCCCTCGATCTCGCCGAAACCGCCCGGGAGGCGGTCGACGACCTGGGAGTGCTGGCGGAGGAGAAGCGACAGACGATCGAACTCGTGTCGGAGGGCCCGGTACCCGTGCGGGCCGATCGCACGACGATCCGGCAGGCCGTCATCAATCTCCTCGACAACGCCATCAAGTTCAGCCCGGACGATTCCAGGATCCGCGTGGTGGTCCGTCAGGATGCGAGCCGCGCCGTGCTCGAGGTCGCCGACGACGGGCCGGGCATCGCCGCGGAACACCTGCCCCATCTCTTCGAGCGTTTCTACCGCGTGGACGGCGCGCGTTCCGCCGCTGCCGGCGGCGCGGGTCTCGGCCTGTCGATCGCGCAATGGTCGATCGAGGCCAACGGCGGCCAACTCGAGGCTGAGTCGTCGTTGGGCCACGGGAGCGTCTTCCGAATCGTGCTGGCGCTCGACAAATCTCTGCCTCGATGA
- a CDS encoding response regulator transcription factor, whose amino-acid sequence MTTRILVVEDETKVAHALASGLEADGHVVTLAATGDEASAMATTSVFDLIVLDLMLPGRDGLQVLADLRNREMLTPVLVLTARDAISDRVAGLDAGADDYLVKPFAFAELLARIRALLRRGSVDQPARFALADLTLDHGSRRAIRGDQPLSLTAREFDLLSYLMRHQGQVVSRDMIAREVWNEPGRGTPLDNVIDVHIMRLRRKVDREHDVRLIHTVRGVGFVLREGEP is encoded by the coding sequence GTGACGACCCGCATCCTCGTGGTCGAGGACGAAACCAAGGTGGCGCACGCGCTCGCGAGCGGGCTCGAAGCCGATGGACACGTCGTAACGCTCGCCGCGACGGGCGACGAAGCCTCGGCGATGGCGACCACCAGCGTCTTCGACCTCATCGTACTCGACCTGATGCTGCCCGGCCGGGACGGCCTGCAGGTGCTGGCCGATCTGAGGAACCGCGAGATGCTCACGCCGGTGCTCGTCCTCACGGCTCGCGACGCCATCTCCGACCGCGTGGCCGGTCTGGACGCGGGCGCGGACGACTACCTCGTCAAGCCATTCGCCTTCGCGGAACTGCTGGCGCGGATCCGCGCGCTGCTCCGCCGGGGCAGCGTCGATCAGCCCGCCAGGTTCGCACTGGCCGATCTCACGCTCGACCACGGCTCGCGGCGAGCCATCCGAGGCGACCAACCGCTCTCGCTGACCGCGCGTGAGTTCGATCTACTGTCGTATCTGATGCGGCATCAGGGCCAGGTCGTGTCCCGCGACATGATTGCCCGCGAAGTCTGGAACGAGCCGGGCCGCGGCACGCCGCTCGACAACGTCATCGACGTGCACATCATGCGACTGCGCCGGAAGGTGGACCGGGAACACGATGTCCGGCTGATCCACACGGTGCGGGGTGTGGGTTTCGTGCTGCGCGAGGGCGAGCCATGA
- a CDS encoding 4Fe-4S dicluster domain-containing protein: MPEAKRRVRGIVVIHAERCKGCALCVEFCPTDVLALSSSFTTKGYHPPEIVRPEACSGCDLCGMYCPDFAIYGYRLQAII; this comes from the coding sequence ATGCCTGAAGCCAAACGTCGTGTGCGAGGTATCGTCGTCATCCACGCTGAACGGTGCAAGGGGTGCGCGCTCTGCGTCGAGTTCTGCCCGACCGACGTGCTGGCGCTCTCGAGTTCGTTCACCACCAAGGGGTACCATCCGCCGGAGATCGTCCGGCCGGAGGCGTGTTCGGGGTGCGACCTGTGCGGGATGTACTGCCCGGATTTCGCAATATACGGATACCGGCTCCAAGCCATCATTTGA